Proteins from a genomic interval of Diaminobutyricimonas aerilata:
- a CDS encoding acetylxylan esterase yields MTAEPHDFDEFWQSTIAEARAVPMAVTLAPVDCGLETVDVFDVTYPGYGGHPIRAWLRVPRGRREPRPAVVHFTGYGAGRGAPIDDLLFASAGYAHLVMDTRGQGDGGTEDPGHGFAPSGYLARGVLDPHEYYYRRVFTDAVRAIDAVRSLDPVDPLRVAAVGNSQGAGIAIAAGVLGTDIRAVLAQAPLLSDFPRALAATDRYPYREIPDLLSRARHLETAVLRTLSYFDTVNLARRATAPAWFSIGELDDITPASTVRAVHDAWAAERHIVTWPHNGHDAGGSEDLAGALRVLRRVFDRP; encoded by the coding sequence ATGACCGCCGAGCCGCACGACTTCGATGAATTCTGGCAGTCGACGATCGCCGAGGCCCGAGCCGTCCCCATGGCGGTCACGCTCGCGCCCGTCGACTGCGGCCTCGAGACCGTCGATGTGTTCGACGTGACCTACCCCGGGTACGGCGGTCACCCCATCCGTGCCTGGCTGCGCGTGCCGCGCGGTCGTCGCGAGCCGCGTCCGGCCGTCGTGCACTTCACCGGTTACGGAGCAGGCCGCGGGGCGCCGATCGACGACCTGCTCTTCGCGAGCGCCGGGTACGCCCACCTCGTGATGGACACGCGCGGCCAAGGTGACGGCGGCACGGAGGACCCGGGGCACGGATTCGCGCCCTCGGGATACCTCGCGCGAGGGGTGCTCGATCCGCACGAGTACTACTACCGGCGGGTCTTCACCGACGCGGTGCGCGCCATCGACGCCGTGCGCTCCCTCGACCCGGTCGACCCGCTGCGGGTGGCTGCGGTCGGGAACAGCCAGGGCGCGGGGATCGCGATCGCTGCGGGTGTGCTCGGCACGGACATCCGGGCCGTGCTCGCCCAGGCGCCGTTGCTGAGCGACTTCCCGCGCGCCCTCGCCGCCACCGACCGATACCCGTACCGGGAGATCCCCGACCTGCTCTCCCGCGCGCGGCACCTCGAGACCGCCGTGCTACGCACCCTGTCGTATTTCGACACCGTCAACCTCGCCCGGCGCGCGACCGCGCCCGCCTGGTTCTCGATCGGCGAGCTCGACGACATCACTCCCGCCTCGACCGTCCGCGCCGTGCACGACGCGTGGGCGGCGGAGCGCCACATCGTCACCTGGCCGCACAACGGCCACGACGCAGGCGGATCCGAAGACCTCGCCGGAGCGCTCCGCGTGCTCCGCCGGGTGTTCGACCGGCCCTGA